A DNA window from Vanacampus margaritifer isolate UIUO_Vmar chromosome 19, RoL_Vmar_1.0, whole genome shotgun sequence contains the following coding sequences:
- the zfyve1 gene encoding zinc finger FYVE domain-containing protein 1 isoform X1 yields the protein MSGQGPAGDKGINAPLVCQESYACGGSDEASFECDECSSLQCARCEMELHRQERMRNHDRVRIAPGHIPFCDSCKGDGGGSVTAGRLRAAVRCQGCKINLCLDCQKRTHSSGNKRKHPLTLYPQAKSAQENSVSAGESELDILKDQLDKVCSFLLVDEKEEMQVKDEKEFVDRLGCDADELLKVVSIFGNTGEGKSHTLNHTFFLGREVFQTSPTQDSCTVGVWAAMDPLHRVVVIDTEGLLGAGSSQGQRTRLLLKVLAISDLVIYRTRADRLHDDLFKFLGDASDAYLKHFAKELKATTTRCGLDVPLSTLGPAVIIFHETVHTKLLGSDKPSESADRLLQERFRKLAVFPEAFSSIQYRGTRTYNPPTDFSGLQRSLEQQLDNNATRSPRSAGVIHKALQALSERFSGDICDEHLTSNSFFPDEYFTCSCICLSCGSGCKRSMNHLKEGVEHEAKHRCRYSAQYDNRIYTCKACYEGGKEVIVVPKTTASSDSPWFGLAVYAWSGYVIECSNCGVIYRSRQYWYGNQDPVETVVRTEIQHIWPGSDGFLKDNHNAAQRLLDGVKYISQSVSGLSVKPAKAVTSWLTDQIAPTYWTPNSLILKCHKCAVDFQANDTKHHCRACGEGFCDACSSKTRPVPERGWGLAPVRVCDACFQNRGIPTELLDAALEEEGGTLIARKVGEAVQNTFGAVVGAIDIPLGLVKEAARPAYWVPDQDIRACCGCQRDFSASRLSIHHCRACGQGVCEDCSQERRAVPSRGWDHPVRVCSVCSQKSGEL from the exons ATGAGTGGTCAAGGTCCAGCTGGAGATAAAGGCATTAACGCACCACTAGTCTGTCAGGAGAGTTATGCTTGCGGTGGGTCAGATGAGGCCTCCTTCGAATGTGACGAGTGCAGCAGCCTTCAGTGTGCCCGCTGTGAGATGGAGCTCCACCGGCAGGAGCGCATGAGGAACCACGACCGAGTTCGCATCGCCCCGGGCCATATCCCCTTCTGCGACTCGTGCAAAGGGGACGGCGGTGGCTCGGTCACAGCCGGGCGGCTGCGAGCGGCCGTGCGCTGCCAGGGATGCAAGATCAACCTGTGCTTGGACTGCCAGAAACGCACCCACAGTAGTGGGAACAAGAGGAAGCACCCTCTCACCCTGTACCCCCAGGCCAAAAGTGCCCAGGAGAACAGCGTGAGCGCAGGGGAGTCCGAGCTGGACATCCTGAAAGACCAGCTTGACAAGGTGTGCAGCTTCCTGTTGGTGGACGAGAAAGAGGAGATGCAG GTGAAGGATGAAAAAGAGTTTGTGGACAGACTGGGATGCGACGCAGATGAGCTACTTAAGGTGGTCTCCATCTTTGGGAATACCGGCGAGGGGAAGTCGCACACGCTGAACCACACCTTCTTCCTCGGAAGGGAAGTGTTCCAAACATCCCCGACGCAGGACTCCTGCACGGTGGGAGTGTGGGCTGCCATGGACCCGCTGCACCGTGTGGTCGTCATTGACACGGAGGGACTGCTTGGAGCTG GGTCCAGTCAGGGTCAACGAACCCGCCTCCTCCTCAAAGTCTTGGCCATCTCGGATCTCGTCATCTACCGGACGCGCGCCGACCGTCTCCACGACGACCTTTTCAAATTCCTGGGCGACGCCTCTGACGCCTACTTGAAGCACTTTGCCAAGGAACTTAAGGCGACCACCACGCGCTGCGGCCTGGACGTCCCGCTGTCCACCCTGGGCCCCGCCGTCATCATCTTTCACGAGACTGTGCACACCAAGCTGCTCGGATCAG ACAAGCCGTCCGAGTCGGCAGACCGCCTCCTCCAAGAGCGCTTCAGGAAGCTGGCCGTGTTCCCCGAGGCCTTCAGCTCCATCCAGTACCGCGGGACTCGTACCTACAACCCACCCACTGACTTCAGCGGCCTGCAGCGTAGCCTGGAGCAGCAGCTGGACAACAACGCCACACGCTCGCCCCGTTCCGCCGGCGTCATCCACAAGGCCCTGCAG GCGCTGAGCGAGCGTTTCAGTGGCGATATTTGCGACGAACACTTGACCAGTAACTCCTTCTTTCCTGATGAGTACTTCACCTGCTCCTGCATTTGCCTAAGTTGTGG GTCAGGTTGCAAGAGAAGCATGAATCACCTCAAGGAGGGAGTGGAACACGAAGCCAAGCACCGATGCCGCTACTCGGCGCAGTACGACAACCGCATCTACACGTGCAAG GCCTGCTACGAGGGAGGGAAGGAAGTGATCGTGGTTCCCAAGACGACGGCCTCGTCGGACTCGCCATGGTTTGGCTTGGCCGTCTACGCCTGGTCTGG ATATGTCATCGAGTGTTCCAACTGTGGAGTCATTTATCGAAGCAGGCAGTACTGGTATGGAAACCAGGATCCAGTGGAAACAGTGGTCAGAACCGAGATCCAGCACATCTGGCCGGGG TCCGACGGCTTCCTAAAAGACAACCACAATGCCGCCCAGAGGCTGCTGGACGGAGTCAAGTACATCTCCCAGTCGGTGTCGGGGCTCAGCGTCAAGCCGGCCAAGGCGGTCACCTCCTGGCTGACTGACCAGATCGCTCCCACATACTGGACGCCCAACTCCCTCATCCTG AAATGCCACAAATGCGCGGTGGACTTCCAAGCTAACGACACCAAGCACCACTGCCGAGCATGCGGCGAGGGCTTCTGCGACGCCTGCTCTTCCAAAACCCGCCCGGTCCCGGAGAGGGGTTGGGGGCTGGCACCCGTTCGAGTCTGCGACGCCTGCTTCCAGAACAGAGGAATCCCCACAG AACTCCTGGATGCGGCCTTGGAGGAGGAAGGCGGCACCCTGATAGCAAGGAAGGTCGGGGAGGCCGTTCAGAACACCTTTGGCGCCGTCGTCGGCGCCATCGACATACCACTCG GTCTGGTGAAGGAAGCCGCACGTCCCGCCTACTGGGTCCCGGACCAGGACATCCGCGCCTGCTGCGGCTGCCAGCGGGACTTCTCGGCCTCTCGCCTCTCCATCCACCACTGCCGCGCCTGCGGTCAGGGCGTGTGCGAGGACTGCTCGCAGGAGCGGCGCGCCGTGCCCTCCCGGGGTTGGGATCACCCGGTCAGGGTCTGCAGCGTATGCAGCCAGAAGTCCGGAGAACTCTAG
- the zfyve1 gene encoding zinc finger FYVE domain-containing protein 1 isoform X2 — MELHRQERMRNHDRVRIAPGHIPFCDSCKGDGGGSVTAGRLRAAVRCQGCKINLCLDCQKRTHSSGNKRKHPLTLYPQAKSAQENSVSAGESELDILKDQLDKVCSFLLVDEKEEMQVKDEKEFVDRLGCDADELLKVVSIFGNTGEGKSHTLNHTFFLGREVFQTSPTQDSCTVGVWAAMDPLHRVVVIDTEGLLGAGSSQGQRTRLLLKVLAISDLVIYRTRADRLHDDLFKFLGDASDAYLKHFAKELKATTTRCGLDVPLSTLGPAVIIFHETVHTKLLGSDKPSESADRLLQERFRKLAVFPEAFSSIQYRGTRTYNPPTDFSGLQRSLEQQLDNNATRSPRSAGVIHKALQALSERFSGDICDEHLTSNSFFPDEYFTCSCICLSCGSGCKRSMNHLKEGVEHEAKHRCRYSAQYDNRIYTCKACYEGGKEVIVVPKTTASSDSPWFGLAVYAWSGYVIECSNCGVIYRSRQYWYGNQDPVETVVRTEIQHIWPGSDGFLKDNHNAAQRLLDGVKYISQSVSGLSVKPAKAVTSWLTDQIAPTYWTPNSLILKCHKCAVDFQANDTKHHCRACGEGFCDACSSKTRPVPERGWGLAPVRVCDACFQNRGIPTELLDAALEEEGGTLIARKVGEAVQNTFGAVVGAIDIPLGLVKEAARPAYWVPDQDIRACCGCQRDFSASRLSIHHCRACGQGVCEDCSQERRAVPSRGWDHPVRVCSVCSQKSGEL; from the exons ATGGAGCTCCACCGGCAGGAGCGCATGAGGAACCACGACCGAGTTCGCATCGCCCCGGGCCATATCCCCTTCTGCGACTCGTGCAAAGGGGACGGCGGTGGCTCGGTCACAGCCGGGCGGCTGCGAGCGGCCGTGCGCTGCCAGGGATGCAAGATCAACCTGTGCTTGGACTGCCAGAAACGCACCCACAGTAGTGGGAACAAGAGGAAGCACCCTCTCACCCTGTACCCCCAGGCCAAAAGTGCCCAGGAGAACAGCGTGAGCGCAGGGGAGTCCGAGCTGGACATCCTGAAAGACCAGCTTGACAAGGTGTGCAGCTTCCTGTTGGTGGACGAGAAAGAGGAGATGCAG GTGAAGGATGAAAAAGAGTTTGTGGACAGACTGGGATGCGACGCAGATGAGCTACTTAAGGTGGTCTCCATCTTTGGGAATACCGGCGAGGGGAAGTCGCACACGCTGAACCACACCTTCTTCCTCGGAAGGGAAGTGTTCCAAACATCCCCGACGCAGGACTCCTGCACGGTGGGAGTGTGGGCTGCCATGGACCCGCTGCACCGTGTGGTCGTCATTGACACGGAGGGACTGCTTGGAGCTG GGTCCAGTCAGGGTCAACGAACCCGCCTCCTCCTCAAAGTCTTGGCCATCTCGGATCTCGTCATCTACCGGACGCGCGCCGACCGTCTCCACGACGACCTTTTCAAATTCCTGGGCGACGCCTCTGACGCCTACTTGAAGCACTTTGCCAAGGAACTTAAGGCGACCACCACGCGCTGCGGCCTGGACGTCCCGCTGTCCACCCTGGGCCCCGCCGTCATCATCTTTCACGAGACTGTGCACACCAAGCTGCTCGGATCAG ACAAGCCGTCCGAGTCGGCAGACCGCCTCCTCCAAGAGCGCTTCAGGAAGCTGGCCGTGTTCCCCGAGGCCTTCAGCTCCATCCAGTACCGCGGGACTCGTACCTACAACCCACCCACTGACTTCAGCGGCCTGCAGCGTAGCCTGGAGCAGCAGCTGGACAACAACGCCACACGCTCGCCCCGTTCCGCCGGCGTCATCCACAAGGCCCTGCAG GCGCTGAGCGAGCGTTTCAGTGGCGATATTTGCGACGAACACTTGACCAGTAACTCCTTCTTTCCTGATGAGTACTTCACCTGCTCCTGCATTTGCCTAAGTTGTGG GTCAGGTTGCAAGAGAAGCATGAATCACCTCAAGGAGGGAGTGGAACACGAAGCCAAGCACCGATGCCGCTACTCGGCGCAGTACGACAACCGCATCTACACGTGCAAG GCCTGCTACGAGGGAGGGAAGGAAGTGATCGTGGTTCCCAAGACGACGGCCTCGTCGGACTCGCCATGGTTTGGCTTGGCCGTCTACGCCTGGTCTGG ATATGTCATCGAGTGTTCCAACTGTGGAGTCATTTATCGAAGCAGGCAGTACTGGTATGGAAACCAGGATCCAGTGGAAACAGTGGTCAGAACCGAGATCCAGCACATCTGGCCGGGG TCCGACGGCTTCCTAAAAGACAACCACAATGCCGCCCAGAGGCTGCTGGACGGAGTCAAGTACATCTCCCAGTCGGTGTCGGGGCTCAGCGTCAAGCCGGCCAAGGCGGTCACCTCCTGGCTGACTGACCAGATCGCTCCCACATACTGGACGCCCAACTCCCTCATCCTG AAATGCCACAAATGCGCGGTGGACTTCCAAGCTAACGACACCAAGCACCACTGCCGAGCATGCGGCGAGGGCTTCTGCGACGCCTGCTCTTCCAAAACCCGCCCGGTCCCGGAGAGGGGTTGGGGGCTGGCACCCGTTCGAGTCTGCGACGCCTGCTTCCAGAACAGAGGAATCCCCACAG AACTCCTGGATGCGGCCTTGGAGGAGGAAGGCGGCACCCTGATAGCAAGGAAGGTCGGGGAGGCCGTTCAGAACACCTTTGGCGCCGTCGTCGGCGCCATCGACATACCACTCG GTCTGGTGAAGGAAGCCGCACGTCCCGCCTACTGGGTCCCGGACCAGGACATCCGCGCCTGCTGCGGCTGCCAGCGGGACTTCTCGGCCTCTCGCCTCTCCATCCACCACTGCCGCGCCTGCGGTCAGGGCGTGTGCGAGGACTGCTCGCAGGAGCGGCGCGCCGTGCCCTCCCGGGGTTGGGATCACCCGGTCAGGGTCTGCAGCGTATGCAGCCAGAAGTCCGGAGAACTCTAG
- the pigh gene encoding phosphatidylinositol N-acetylglucosaminyltransferase subunit H: MEDEAYTDIHGKPISLDCQKHCSFCREFTVSSPKVSIGKVMAYTCFVWLAAYTVFFFTENTAVLTGAILLTLFGMMLHIHLVKVDHESILIIGSVGIQVSSSYASGRETSTFIEMSQVKDVAINEAIHMQQIIYYLCILLKHPSGPDDVSGVVPLFQSSKPRLNCLVKVYKSCQEILSKC; encoded by the exons ATGGAAGATGAAGCCTACACGGACATTCATGGCAAACCAATATCTCTGGACTGTCAAAAGCACTGCAGCTTTTGCCGGGAGTTTACTGTCAGCTCACCCAAAGTGTCCATCGGCAAAGTGATGGCGTACACCTGCTTCGTTTGGTTAGCTGCATATACAGTGTTCTTCTTCACAGAA AACACAGCCGTGCTCACCGGTGCCATCCTGCTTACCCTGTTTGGAATGATGCTGCACATCCACTTGGTGAAGGTGGACCACGAGTCGATTCTCATTATTGGCTCGGTGGGCATCCAGGTATCCTCCAGCTACGCATCTGGACGAGAAACGAGCACCTTCATTGAGATGAGCCAAGTCAAGGATGTGGCCATCAATGAAGCCATTCACATG CAACAAATCATCTACTACCTTTGCATACTGCTGAAGCACCCCTCAGGTCCTGATGATGTGTCAGGCGTGGTGCCATTGTTTCAG AGCTCAAAGCCAAGGCTGAACTGCTTGGTTAAAGTGTACAAAAGCTGTCAGGAGATTCTATCAAAGTGCTAA